A window of Costertonia aggregata contains these coding sequences:
- a CDS encoding response regulator produces the protein MMKRKQVLLADDDQLLASLLNHRLKRAGYDVVHNSDGKQVKEYLKDHEPDIIVSDIMMPYFSGIELIDYVRNEIKSQIPIIIISSAGNEENVLSAFELGANDFISKPVSPSELMVRVARELNKT, from the coding sequence ATGATGAAACGGAAACAAGTATTGTTGGCAGACGACGACCAGTTGTTGGCATCTTTATTAAACCATCGTTTAAAAAGGGCCGGTTACGATGTGGTACATAATAGCGATGGCAAGCAGGTAAAAGAATACTTAAAAGACCATGAACCCGATATTATAGTCAGCGATATTATGATGCCCTATTTCTCGGGGATAGAATTGATAGATTATGTACGCAATGAAATCAAATCCCAAATACCCATAATAATAATTTCGTCTGCCGGCAATGAAGAGAACGTCCTAAGCGCTTTTGAACTAGGAGCCAATGATTTCATCTCAAAACCGGTAAGCCCATCGGAATTAATGGTACGGGTCGCTAGAGAACTTAACAAAACCTGA
- a CDS encoding Hpt domain-containing protein: protein MPPIKTVDLLAQLSNLEATLNSFSFEQLSVDEANELKETFRVFKQNLENKIWGTATTSQTEITKGFTREIEIIDSSIKTSLHQQTIDLAPVLEDCMGELGLLQELVLLYKQNALEFIGQARLALDNKDFEQLRFCSHKVKNGLKMMHTKALLEIVESMQNVSQTTKDIAYLRFLYECFVVEYPSIENAIDRELEALTKTKRS, encoded by the coding sequence ATGCCCCCGATCAAAACAGTAGACCTACTTGCCCAATTATCAAATTTAGAGGCCACACTCAATAGTTTCTCATTCGAGCAACTTTCAGTGGATGAAGCGAATGAACTCAAGGAAACTTTCAGGGTGTTCAAACAAAACCTTGAAAATAAGATTTGGGGAACGGCTACAACTTCCCAAACGGAAATCACAAAGGGCTTTACCCGTGAAATCGAAATCATTGACAGCTCAATAAAAACCAGTCTTCATCAACAGACAATTGACCTTGCCCCGGTATTGGAAGATTGTATGGGTGAGTTGGGTCTATTACAGGAACTTGTACTGTTGTACAAACAAAATGCGCTGGAATTTATTGGGCAAGCCCGGTTGGCATTGGACAACAAGGATTTTGAACAACTTCGCTTTTGCTCCCACAAGGTTAAGAACGGACTCAAAATGATGCATACCAAAGCATTACTTGAAATTGTGGAAAGTATGCAGAACGTAAGCCAAACGACCAAGGATATTGCATACCTACGCTTTCTTTACGAGTGTTTTGTGGTGGAATATCCCAGTATTGAAAATGCAATTGATCGTGAACTGGAAGCTCTGACCAAAACAAAACGCAGTTAG
- a CDS encoding dipeptidase, with amino-acid sequence MRRSTVFACILVLFSCKETEKKTEMSLEEKAKTIHEKVLTIDTHNDINVANFTAEKNYTQRLETQINLPKMDEGGLDVTWLIVYTGQDSLTTAGYAKAEENAMAKFDAIHRLCDEIAPDTIELALTSDDVRRIHASGKKIAMIGVENAYPMGEDLDNFEKYHALGARYISLSHNGHSQFCDSNTGENDSIWLHNGLSDLGKEAVKEMNRLGIMIDVSHPSKESMKQMIALSKAPIIASHSSARALCDHSRNLDDEQLKLMKANGGVVQTVAFSSYLNTSKHENRAAYMKEVYKKVADSLGVNWYERSQFSTLSDDEKSAFMENYPKVMKIAKELTSSKKEAPPAVNVSDFVDHIDYMVDLIGIDHVGISSDFDGGGGIEGWSDASETFNVTLELVKRGYTEAEIEKLWGGNLLRVLDEVQAIAKEMQQS; translated from the coding sequence ATGAGACGATCAACCGTATTTGCCTGTATCCTAGTTCTTTTCTCGTGCAAGGAAACCGAAAAAAAAACTGAAATGAGCCTTGAGGAAAAAGCAAAGACCATTCATGAAAAAGTATTGACCATTGATACCCATAACGACATCAATGTTGCCAACTTCACAGCCGAAAAAAATTATACGCAGCGTTTGGAAACCCAAATAAACCTTCCAAAAATGGATGAAGGCGGACTTGATGTGACCTGGCTTATCGTGTATACCGGACAAGATTCGCTGACCACTGCCGGGTATGCCAAAGCTGAAGAAAACGCTATGGCCAAATTTGATGCCATTCATAGACTTTGTGATGAAATAGCTCCTGATACAATTGAATTGGCCCTAACCTCTGACGATGTTCGCAGAATTCATGCCTCGGGCAAGAAAATAGCCATGATTGGTGTGGAGAATGCCTATCCTATGGGCGAAGACCTTGATAACTTTGAAAAGTATCATGCATTGGGGGCTAGATACATTTCATTATCCCATAACGGCCATAGTCAATTTTGTGACTCCAATACAGGTGAAAATGATAGTATATGGTTACATAACGGTTTAAGTGATTTGGGCAAAGAAGCTGTAAAAGAGATGAATAGATTAGGAATCATGATTGATGTATCGCACCCATCCAAAGAATCTATGAAACAAATGATAGCGCTTTCCAAAGCTCCGATCATTGCATCGCACTCATCGGCAAGGGCCTTATGCGACCACAGTAGAAATTTGGATGACGAACAGCTCAAGCTTATGAAAGCGAACGGTGGGGTTGTGCAGACTGTGGCCTTTAGTTCGTACCTGAACACCAGCAAGCATGAAAACAGGGCCGCTTACATGAAAGAAGTGTATAAAAAAGTAGCCGATTCGTTGGGTGTCAACTGGTATGAGCGATCACAGTTTTCAACACTAAGCGATGATGAAAAATCAGCTTTTATGGAGAATTATCCAAAGGTTATGAAAATAGCCAAAGAATTGACAAGCAGTAAAAAAGAAGCGCCACCTGCAGTAAACGTTTCAGATTTTGTTGATCATATAGACTACATGGTTGACCTGATAGGCATTGACCATGTGGGGATTAGTTCCGATTTTGATGGCGGCGGTGGTATCGAGGGTTGGTCCGATGCCAGTGAGACTTTTAATGTCACCCTTGAACTGGTCAA